From the genome of Rattus rattus isolate New Zealand chromosome 6, Rrattus_CSIRO_v1, whole genome shotgun sequence:
AAATGGAGACTTGGGCCTCTTTGCTTTGATCCTTGATCAGCTTGGTTCCCAGGGCTCCAGAGTCCTATGGTATGAAGTTGGACTGGatgaagcaaaaaacaaaacaaaacaaaacaaaaacaaacaaaaaaccaaaagtccaccaaaaaaccaaaaccccaaaccaaaccaaaacctccattttgtttcttcctgcttGCCTTTCTTGCCATCAATGGAAATTCAGATCCATGACCTGGCTGCCTAGGTCAGCTTGGGCTCTAACACAGGGGAAATGGCAGCTCCTGGCTGGTGTACCAGTTCCAGCAGGCACAGTGAAACGTGGGCGCACTCAGCTTTCAGGGGCCCCagattcctttctcttctgttctgaaaACAGAGCAGAGAACACATCTACATTTTCTCCCCCATGaagcatttttattcatttaagcaattttattttatttttatggtttattttgagacagggcctcactatgtagccctggctagcctggaacttttatgtaaacaaggctggcctcaggctcacagagacccaccagcttctgtttcccaagtgctgggactaacagCATGCACTACCGTGTGTGGCCCATTTACTTTTGATTATGTATTTGTGGGTCTGCCTTCGGAGGAGTATGTGTGCTGAGTATAGGTTTCCAATGGAGGCAGAAACATCAGGTCCACCTGGACCTGGATTCACAAGTGTTCATAAACTACCTGACATGCACACTGGGAAATGaagttgggtcctctgtaagagcaacatgtgatcttacccactgaaccatttctctagccctattccttttttaattttgtttaagaacAAGCATTTACTTTATGAATCAAGAAACATGATTGTTTGtgatatggtggcacatacctgttgGCGTCTAGGAATTGccacacaaaccactcagacaCTGATCTTGGTCAACTATGGATAGTTTGCTGAATGCCACACCCCAAGACTGATCAATCAGGGAGACAATTCAGGTTCAGGAGCCAAACTATGACCTCAAGTTAAGCTCCTACAGGGTTTTAAAACCCCAATCCTCAAACATCTGTGTCATGTTATTTCACCATGTTATTTCAGGATCTAGGGATAGGGAGATTTCTTAGGAACATGTCTGTGTTATACACTTGTCCTGCTCCTATTGGCTGGGGCATTCAATGGCGGCAGGGGGCTTGCCTTGTCTCATATTCATGTCTTAACTGGTCTACCAGGAAGGGACTTGTTTTGACTAAAATTCATATCTTAACTTGTCGATCAGGACGTCAGTTGCCCAAGTACATGTCTCTTTCTTCCAGTTAGGAAGTCAGTTCCCTGGGAGGTCTTAGGAACTTAAACTTTGCTTGACCTCTACTCAAAATGGAGGTCTTATTTTAAATAGTGTCTTATATCTCTGATGTTGGAGTTCATCCCAGGGGCaacttataaaagcaaatactaTAAAAGTTTATACGTAGGTGAAGAAAGTGTTGTTGGGTGGTCAGTTCAGGTCCACACTTATTGTGAGTAACATACAAAGCGGTTCTATTGACTTCTATCATGATCGGTTTCCCTGGGCACAGAACATAACAATATGTAATCAATCTTGGCATTAGagagtttcctagtaacagcagaaacatatgggaaagtttccttataaCGGCAGGCTGGCCAGGTAACAGTTACCAAGGACTTAATATTTTACCTAGTCCCTAACTTATAATACCCATGATTCCAGCCCTCAGTAGGTTGAAGCAAGAGGATAAGCATCTCAATGTCATCTTAAGGCTACATAGTgtcttcaagaccagcctgggccacataagactgtttcaaaaaagaaaagaccttaGCCTAGTGTttctacacctttaatcccaggacttgggataaagcagaggcaggctgatctctgtgagttcaaggttaacctgcTTAAATAGCAGGTTCCAGGTCTACAGAAAGACCTGtaatcaaaaaacaaatcaaaagtttTATTTCGCccaaacatggtggcacacatctgaaGTCCTACCAGTTGAGAGCTGGAGATGGGAAGGTtgacagttcaaggccagcctgagctatgagaCCCTTCCTGAAAATGACAAACAAGAAGAGCTAAGAGACACATTGACACTCGAAGCTTGTCTGTGTCAGCCACTAGGTGGTGCTCTCTCAGATGATTGCCTACAGTGTCGCAAGTGCAGTCAGTGCTTAGCGGTTGCTTTAGTCCCCACGCAAAAGTGCAGACTTGTATTGCAAAAGACCTCAGCCCAGAGGGAGAGTTAGGGCTGACGGCATCTAGGATTCCGAACTATGCGGCTTCCTAGAGTGTGACCTGAGATAAGGTAATCTTCCTCTCACAGAAAACTAGGATCCAGGGCTGTACGGAGCCGACTTGAGCCAGTATTGGTCCCAGTCAATCTGGTTTCTGTGTAGGCGCTCCGTACCGGGTGCAGCGCGATTTTTGATCCTCCGAGCCGGTTAGCGGCGCTCGCGGGCTTGGCGGGGTCGCAGGAGCGGCGGCGCTCCACCCCGCTCTTCTCGGCGTCCCCGGGGCGGGGACAGCACGGCAGCGGCCGCTCAGTGTCGCGGGAGCCGGACCGCGCAGGCCCGTCCCGGCGGCCCGGGGGGCGCCATGTGGTTCATGTACGTGCTGAGCTGGCTGTCGCTGTTCATCCAGGTGGCATTCATCACTCTGGCCGTCGGTGAGAGCGCTGACCCGGGCCGCGCGCGCCCCGGTGCCCCGAGCCGCTAACCGCTGCTGCTTTTTGCAGCTGGGCGCTGACGACCCCGAGTTGGTCCTACTGGACCTCCGCCGAACCTTCTGGAGGGGATGTTTGGTTCCGGAGACGCATCCTTGCTCTCGGAGCCCTGGGCTCCCCACTCTGCCTGTCCCCTCCGGCTGGGGCAGCGGGGAGGCCCCTGCCTGTCTCTCACCCGGCTGTTTGCTAGTGTACAGCACTCGGCCTGTAAACTAAGTGTTCTGCAGGTGTTGGTTGACTGAGTGGAGTTTAAGGTTCCTGGAACAGAGGTTAACTTTATGCTGTACGGTCAGCATAAAGTCTTTCTACAGTTGTCTTGGCAAAGTTCTACTTGTGCAGTTGAGGACATCCCAGGGGTGCTTTGGCTTGTTCCCGACTTCCTGGAGTCTGGGGAGGCTTGGTAGGGGAATACGGGATAAGCAGGCTGATGGGAGTGCCCCTGACTGATCTCTTCCTGTTTGTCCCCTCCTGTGACCTCCCCTCTCCTACCTAGCGGCTGGACTGTACTACCTTGCAGAGCTGATTGAAGAGTACACGGTGGCCACCAGCAGAATCATCAAATACATGATCTGGGTAAGAGGCCGCTTTTCCCTGGAGTCATCCGGGGCTTGCTTGCCCTACATCAGAAGCAGGAAGTGGGGATTGTTTGGGCTGGAACTGTtttggtgctgagaaccaggTTCTGAGGGTGTccctcttcccccaaccctgCAATCTGCACTCCTGGGTCCAGATCACCCCTGACCCTCCAGCCTCAGGTGGCATTGTTTCACAACCTACTGCCACTCCTTAAGGTGACAGTGCAGATATTTCAATGACAGGTACCCACAGCTTTGCTTTCGTGTGGCTTTCCCCCACTATATCCACTGTCCCAACACCAGTTCCCCAATCCCAGTCCAGGCTCAGACGTATAGGGACAGTAAGGACAGTTTGTAATGCTTTCTTATTGCCTTCTCTCTAATCAGTGTGATTTGTTTTAAGGGAGCATGCCTGACCCTTTCTCTTGCTTCATGGGAGGCTTCTTTTCCAGAAGACTTGCTCCCTGTCCCTGTTAGGGAGGCTGTAGGTAGGTTTCCTTCAGCAGCTGTGAGGAAGGCTGAGGTGGCCGTGGGAGTGCCTTTGGACAGAGAAGTTCACCTTTCACTAGCCTAATATCTGCAATTACTTTCAGTCTGAACATAGCCTGGGGTTGTAGATTGTGGTAAAGACAGGGCCACAGGCAGTTCATTGGCTCAGTCTGTGGGTGTGGTTGGTATAGCAAGTAGACCTTTCATCACAGACTGCCTGCTGGGTTCATTACTGAATTGTGTAATTGATTCAGTAGATCATGCTTAGCATTCAAGAAAGCTATGAAACAGAggatggcggggggggggggcatggcATGCATGTGGCCTTGGGTTAGAtctcagctccagctccagaaacaataacagaaaagacTAGAGCAGACAAATTGAGTTTGTGCTCTGTcacatgtgtggctgtgtgtttgGTGCTGTGTAAAATGTTTTTGCTCACTTTGGATCACTGTCAATAATGTTTTAGAAGTGACCTTCAGAGACACCACCTTTGAGAGCTGAGTGTGGTTTCTGTGAACCAAGAACACCAAAGTGTATCTGTAATGCTGTGCAGAGCAGGCAGGGGCTgacagaggaggccagaaggttCCCTGAGCCAGTGCCTCTGCCTATTTCAGTTCTCCACAGCAGTGCTGATCGGCCTCTACGTCTTTGAGCGCTTCCCCACCAGCATGATTGGCGTGGGCCTTTTCACCAACCTCGTCTACTTTGGCCTTCTCCAGACCTTCCCCTTCATCATGCTGACATCACCTAACTTCATCCTGTCATGCGGTGAGAGGGGGCAAGCAGGGAGGACTTGACGGGACTAGATGCGGGCGCTGTATCCCAGACACTGACCTGTTGGGGATACTGAGGAGGGGAGCAGCTGATAAGCTGCTGAGGTTTGCAGGAGGCCACActgcttgggaaaaaaaaatggcttctcaTTCCTGAGGACCCTAGAACCTGTCTCTGCCTAGGGCCTAGTCCTCATCAGTGGAAGGGCCCCAGCCAGGAAGACCTTACCAAAGAGTCAAGTTAGAAGGAAGGCTTAGGAAGAGAAAGCACACTATTTCCTGTCCCTAGAAGGCCATTTCTCATCCCTGAGCAACTGTGTTAGATCCAGTTGGTTCATGCGGTGGTCACAGATGTACACAGATGTTTGTgaggaaggttctagaaagtGGTTGGCCACAGACACTGTTTTTCCTTGCAGTAGACTGGGTGGAGATGGCAGGTTGTGTGGGGAGTGCTTTAGAGTTGTTTCTGAGTCTAGGGGAAAACCTGAATGTTATCCATAGAAGGGTAGATTGTTAAGATTTTGGGGCATGTCAATATCAGGTGCGATTTTACCTCAGAATCTCTTCAGCAGGAGTTTGTTCAGCACCAGGCCCCCTGTAGGTCTTCCAACGAGCAGTTCTGGCCACCATAAGGCTCCTCTGGCTTCTTATGTCACTCCCTTGAAAGTTTTTCTGAGGTACCTTATGGGTACCAGGTGCTATCTATGGCTTAGTGTCCCTTAGCCTTGTGCATGGCATGGCGGAGTGCCATCTTCATGGTAAAGGGCAGAAATGAGGCATGTAGTTGTGAGGTAGGTATGGGGAAACATGGTCTTTCTGGTGCCTGCCCTTCATCCTGCCATGGAGGCAGGTAGGGCTTTGTACCTCTGCACAGCCGTCTCCTTACTTGCTCTTTTTCATGAACGTGTACACACTGGGGAAGAGTGTATGGGACCAGAGCACAGCAGTTTTCCCCATTCTAGATTTCCAAGGGGCGCTGAGAATCTCCATCTGAGGAGGAGGCCTTCTCCCTGCTGTACAGTGTGGAGCGGAATCCACCGTGGTGTGTGCTCTGCTGGCCCATGACCTCTTCTCGAACCTTGCTCTTGGGAGAGAAATGGCATGATCATGGATTATATGTACACAAACCCTTCTTTTTATAACATGCTACAATGTTCCAGTCTACCTTCTGATGCTGTTCCTGCTGCCCTCTGTAGTGAGAAAGTTGGGGCTGAGCACCTATTCTTAACAGATGGGGACTGAGGTCTAGGCAGTGCCCTTGGCCCAGAGCCATGCTGTGAGTTGGGATAGAATcaagatgaaacccagggctccaatttcAGGGGCCTCCTGGGTTTGGTGAGCACACTGTGACCAGACTCTCCATCCCCACAGGGCTAGTGGTGGTGAACCATTACCTGGCATTTCAGTTTTTTGCGGAAGAATATTATCCTTTCTCTGAGGTAAGAAGTGCCCAGTCTCTAGTACATATTCATTGTGGCAGGGATGGGAGACAAAAGGGACTTACGTGATCTGCTTTGTGACTGAAGCTGTGAGCCAAAGCGGAGCCCATTCAGGAACtgtggtttattttatgtatgtgagtacacggtcgctgtcttcagacacaccagaagagggcattggaacccattatagatggttgtgagctaccatgtagttgctgggatttgaactcaggacttctggaagagtaatcagtgctcttaactgctgagccatctctccagctcgttATTTTtagacgatgatgatgatgatgatgatgatgatgatgatgatgatgatgacgatgacgatgatagAAGGTAGAGTGTCTGAAGAAGAGAAGGGATCCCTTTGGTGAGATGGGAGGACACTGCTCTTCCCCAGTGTATCCCTTTGGGTGCCTCACTAGGGTCATCTTAGTCTGGAAGGGGCAACAGGCTGGCCTGCGTGAGCCAGACCTCACAAGGCAGGACTCCTGGCTCCAGCTCCATCAGCACCTCCCCAGGATTCCTTCTACTtgaagtcccccacccccatcctccgaGAACAGTGTCACTTTGGGGAAGGACTGCATTCGTACAGCTGTACTTTCCCTCCCCTCACAGTCTAAGTGTCAGAGAGTCCTGGTCCCTGAGTGCTTGCCCCTGCAGGGATAGGGTGGGCCTTTGGGACACCCCTGGGGCTCTCCCTTCTCAGTCTCTCCTGTCACCAGGTCCTGGCCTACTTCACATTCTGCCTGTGGATAATCCCGTTTGCTTTCTTCGTGTCACTCTCGGCTGGGGAGAATGTCCTGCCCTCCACCATGCAGCCAGGCGGTGAGGAAGGGCTTCTTAAGTCAGGTGGGGGGACTGGCACCAGCCCTGAGAGaactgcatacatgtgcacatgcatgcgcatGCATGCTCACCTCCCTGCCTATGTTTCTGCAGATGACGTGGTCTCCAATTACTTCACCAAAGGCAAGCGAGGCAAGCGCTTAGGCATCCTGGTTGTCTTCTCCTTCATCAAAGAGGCCATCCTACCCAGTCGGCAGAAGATATACTGACCCTTTGGGGAGGGCATGTGGGGGGCAAGACCAATAGAGCCAGGCCCCTGGGACTCTGGGCTAATAGTGCTGGGGCGCCTGGAGGGCGTCTTCTGCCAGCCCAGGTTTCCCTCCCCTCTGTTCTgaagccccatccccaccctcctcagGAGGCTTGAATGCTGCCAGGGGCACCAGAGAGGGTAGCAGAGCCTGCTATGCCAGGAGgctatgtccccagccctccCCTCTCCAGAGTTGGGTCTGGTCAGATGGGGCAGGCAGGGAAGCGTCTATGAAGGTAGGGAACTGACAGCAAGTTCTCAGGCAGGTGACCATAGGGAGGAGCTGAAGATCGGCACTTCCAGAAAAAGTGCATTTTGCTGTTGAATTGTGGGCCTTGTCCAATGCTGATTCCCTTTTGAATAAAGATTCTAGGCGGCACTGTTTGCCTTAACACCCCAGGAGTTCATCTTCTCTGCCTGCTAACCTTCTGCCTAGACTGGGCTAGCCTGCGCTAGGgactcctcttctgcctcttgcCCTTCTGAAGGGATTCTCGTGCCCCTAAGTGGGAAGGGAACAGAGACGAGAATGAGTGAGCAAAGGCAGATTTTCTGAGGCTTCTCCTTCTTTCCGTGTCTCCTCCCTGAGACTGTGATAGtccagagtgggggagggggtagaaagTTTATGGCTGGGTTAGAGATGCAGACCGTCTACATAATATCCTATTTATGTCTTCCTTTGAGAAAAAGGAGAGATTTCTTGGTAAATTCTATCTCAGGCtcaatataaaaataagcatTGGCTTCTAGGCAGCCTAGGCTGTGGCCTGTTTCTTGAGAAATGGGGCTGGGAAAGGCTGCCACTCAGAGCACACAGGCCTCACACTCACCTGCGCTTCTGGCTCCTGGAGGGACTTGAGCTCTGTCTTCTAAGAAGGTGGGCCTCATCCCGGGCACAGACCAGCATCTGTTGACCTTGCACTCCAGCTACATACAGTGCCTTGCAGGGGCTCACAGTCCATGGAGTGAAGGCCCCTCCCCTGACCATACCTCACAGTGAGTCTGGCAGGTGCCAAGATAGACAAAGCCTGGGGAAGGCCCCAGCTGGTGAACATCTTCTTTCTCATGCATCCATCATCACATTGGCTCTTGCATTTTTGTCAAGTCTTGGCCTGCCGTTCCTTGAATTTGTCTTGCAGCTACAGGTGAGATGGCCAAACCAATTTCTGCCACTCAGCTGGGTAAGGGACATAGGCTGCTGCCCGCCGTGGGCTCAGGCTGGCCCACTTGTTTTGCTGTTCAGTTTATCTTTGTTCAGACGGCTTTCCCAGGCCAACCCTGGTAGGCTCATCACGCATCACCTGCTGGGCCTTGGTGGAGCGGGAGGGGGCGGCACAGCTGATGGTCTGCTTCTTGACTCACGTTTCTCAGTACTGGTGTGACTGTTGTCCCTTTACCTCtgtcctttcagtctctgttatATAGGCTTCTTTCTTGCCCTGTGCACACAGGGGCTCCTTGGCTGTCTTGTGGATGTCCTCAGGAAGTGCAGCTGTGCTAGTGGCTTTAGGGATGCTGTGGAGGAAGCCAGGGCCAGCCTTCAGTCCCAGCTACTTCTTAACCACAGTTCTGCTGCCTTCTGGGCACAGAGACAGTTTGAGCTCAGCATCCACTCCGTTCACCTGCTCTTTGACACCTGTCTCTGGTCTCGATGGCTCAGGAGCCAGGCCGGGtactgctttctctttctgccctaTGCCTAACTGATCTGCTCTCTGTATTTGAGTCACCCTACTGTCATCTCTCACCTCATTTGTTTTGACAGTTTCCTGTATTTATCCTTTGACCAGCTGGGGTTCTTTCTGAAATGCACAGTTGGCTGAGTCTTTTCTGCCCACCAACTCTCCCCAGCTCTCCACTGCCCTTAGGATAAAGTCCAGACTCCTTAGTGTGGTGTATGAGGCTCCTGGGTCCCTATTAGCTTCATCACTCAGCCTCCTGTATGCAGAGACTATGGCTCTAGCTGCTTTGATTCCCTTCCTTCCACTTACTTTGCCACTTTTCCTCGGAGATTTTATTCCTTCCAAGGAGCCTCGAatgtcccctctccttccctaacCCCAGCTACCACACAGATCCTTCTAGGCCTGCGATATGGTCTGCCCTGCTCCCCTACTAGACTGGAAGCTCCTCGAGGGCAGGGAAAGCCCTTGGGGTTTTTATTATCTACTACCTGATTTTGGCGCCTGGCCCGAGGAaggcactcaataaatgttttgtttaaagaGTGAGCTCTAGTGTGTGACCAGGGCACATGGGGTCCAGGAGAGGTTTTCAATCAAAGCCACAGGTCTTCCTCTCTTGGCAGAAGTGCCCAGCCTCCTGGAACTGCGCTTCACACACCCCAGTGGGGCCATGAGCAAGGAGCATGGCCAGAGAAACCAGCTGTTCCCCATCGCCAGTCAGGGTCTGCAGCAGACAGGAGGGACATGTGGCAGAATTCCTAGGAGTATCCTGTCCTAGAAGCCTTGTCCCTGGGTGTGCTAGGGTAGGTTAAGGTACCTGAGGACCAGGGTGTTACTTTTGTATTGCTGTGTCCCTGGACATTACCAGCCCTCTACTCTGAACCTTGTGCTCTGTCCAGATGTGCATATCCCAGGGAGCCAGGCAATTTCTCTATAGAGAAAAGGGAGCGGTGAGATGTGTGCTTTCGGGAAGAGGGATAGTTAGGAATGGCTTCTGCCCTTGGGAATGAACACCCTACCACATTTCTAACCACAATACAATTCTTAACACTTTCTCCTTTACCACAGCTTCCAGAACAACTTTATGTGAGAACTTGCTCGGAGGGTGAGGCCTCTCAAGTCTGACAAGCTTCCAGGGAAGCTAGGAAGGGTTCATCAAATGTGTCACGTAGGCTCATGGCCATTGTTTTTGTACAAGTATCTCCCAAGTGCCGTTTCTGGGGCACTTTGAGTATGTCACGTGCATAGAAGCCCTGGGGCACTTTCATCCTGTAGGGTCGAGTCCCTGGGTACAGCACCCGGATCATCA
Proteins encoded in this window:
- the Tex261 gene encoding protein TEX261 isoform X1 — translated: MWFMYVLSWLSLFIQVAFITLAVAAGLYYLAELIEEYTVATSRIIKYMIWFSTAVLIGLYVFERFPTSMIGVGLFTNLVYFGLLQTFPFIMLTSPNFILSCGLVVVNHYLAFQFFAEEYYPFSEVLAYFTFCLWIIPFAFFVSLSAGENVLPSTMQPGGEEGLLKSDDVVSNYFTKGKRGKRLGILVVFSFIKEAILPSRQKIY
- the Tex261 gene encoding protein TEX261 isoform X2, which encodes MWFMYVLSWLSLFIQVAFITLAVAAGLYYLAELIEEYTVATSRIIKYMIWFSTAVLIGLYVFERFPTSMIGVGLFTNLVYFGLLQTFPFIMLTSPNFILSCGLVVVNHYLAFQFFAEEYYPFSEVLAYFTFCLWIIPFAFFVSLSAGENVLPSTMQPGDDVVSNYFTKGKRGKRLGILVVFSFIKEAILPSRQKIY